In Fragaria vesca subsp. vesca linkage group LG1, FraVesHawaii_1.0, whole genome shotgun sequence, the sequence AAGCTATGGTACTGATCATTTGAAGCTGCATCTAATTAGTACAAACAGAACAATCCAGGCTCAATTCTAAGTATAAGAAGAAAAAGAAACATAATTTACAAGAGAAGAAGAACTTACATGATGTATGTTTAGGGACATATGAGTAGACTGCTGCACGTCTCATAACAGGAGACTGTTTTTTCAGATCAACGGAGATGGTTTCTGCCTTTTGATGAACATGTTGAATCTTTTTCACTTCTTGATTTCTTGATCTGCGGTCAAATAATTGGAACTTCTTAACTTCATTCACTACCTTCACTTCATTCACAACCTTCCTCAATTTCTCTTGAACCGGTGCTCTCTCTTGAACTGGAGCTTTTTCTTGAACTGGTGCTCTCTCTTGAACTGGAGCTTTTTCTTCAACTGGTGGTTTCTCTAGTACTGGTGCATTGATTTCCTTGACATCAACGCTTATCTTTTCAACTTCAACCTCAATTTCCTCATCCACCTCTTCCTCCAATTCATCTTCTTCATCTTCATCACCATCTTCATCATGATCCGCAACATCATTCACCAATTCTGCTGAATCAGATTTCACCACATCCACATTGCTTGGGATCACCATTTCTTTGCACACACCAAACTCCTTGCAATTCTCATCAGATTCACACTCTCCAATCTCCTCCTCAACTGGGATTTTCTCAATCACCTCAACACAATTCTCAACTCCCTCATCTAATTCATCTGGGGAGGCCTTATTCGACTCTGATTTCACCTTCCTCAACTGAATTGCATTGCTAGAAGAATCACTCCCCTTTATTGACTCTGATTTCACCTTCCTCAACTGACCCAAATTCTTCTCAGTTCCCTCATCCTTACCCAAATCACAGACACTTCTCACCGATTCAATCTTTGTCTTCCTACTCCCAACAGGGCTTGAAGCAACACCATTTTGACTCTCCTTGCTTCCCTCAGATCTAATCCTCCTCACAGACCTCACCTGAGTCGGACTGTTCTTGATCCCATCAACAGAAACACTCAACTCTTTACACTTCTCATCAGGACTCTTCAACTCAGATTTGCCTGTACCAGAATTCCATGTCTTTCTCTTGCCATTGTTGAGAGACTGATCTCTCTTCAGCTTTGCGCGAGGAGTTAACGTTGTTGCAGCAACACCATTACTACTACTCTCCTCAGAATTCTCCTGATCACCATTGAAGACCTTAATTCCACCTCTGACTTCATCAAGCTTCATCCTGCTCTCCCACACTGACCCTGCAACCACACTGTTCCCAGTTCTGAGTACTCCTGCTGCATCTGATCTCCTTCTACCCACATCCATTGCCTTTATATTTCTACCTTATTGGCAGGTGATTCTTCTCTCTGTTTCACTTTCTAGCTTGCAATGAGTACAATGGGACATAGAGATAGTAAGAATAATTATGGAAGAGAAAGCTTTAAGCAGAAGAAATGGCGGTTGGTGGGGGGAAAAGAGTTGGGATCCCTTTGCCTCCGGAAAAGCAAAGAGAGCAGAGAGTACTGGAAAATTGTGGTATTTGTAAGAAGGGAGGGACTCTGAGTCACTAGCTGGACACTGCCGTGGTAAAAAATATGTAATGATGTTACTGAACTATTTTCTTTGTTTTTACCATTTCACAATTTGAATTGAATTATTTGATAACTAATCAAATTAGACTGCTTAATTGTTTGCACACACCAAACTAGATATAACATTAGTTTGATCAAGTTGTAAGTTGTAACGATATTAGTACAGTAATCACACTCGAACGTTTATATATTGAGTGTGGCTTAAGAAAGTAAAAGTGAAAAGGTGAGATGAACACGTATATGGTGTGGTTGAATGATTAGGGATATAAAGGGCATGTGTTAAGGATGATCTCTTTTGTTTTTTTTTTTTTTTTTTTTTTTTTTTCTTGGGGAGGATGGCCAGAATTTGATTCCCTAATGTAGCTTTTGTGTTGGAGGATCTCTATGAACACCATGACCGATGCAAACCAAAAAGTCATCAACCTCACCAAGCCAGCCTCACATGCAAATGGAAGATCAGAAACGTTTCCTAGCTAGCTTCCTAATTTCAGAGAGAGGTGGGTTTTGGAAGGTAGCGTGTGGTGATTTTTCGGAGGTAGTTTCAGGTAATAATGGCAAACACCTTCATCTCCAGCTTTTGTGTTCAAGGTGTTAACGTGATCCTGTTCATCTTTGCTCCATATATATGCAAAGTTTGCTTCTTTTTCTTTTTTCCTTTTTCCCTTTTCTTCTCTAGCTACTTGGATAAGTAGGGAAAGGCCGAAAGGGATATATGAGTATTAGGAACCTTCATAGTTTGCTCATATATATGACAGTAGCTACTTGATCTATCTATATCAGCACCTGCGGTTCTATATAGAACTAATTAAGGATTGACTCTATTGTCAGCTATTGCCTATTAACATTGTAGTTTGCCCTAATTAGATGGGGTTTGTTTTTCTAAAACAATTTCATCACCTACATTATAATTGGAAGCTGCATATATGAAAGCCACTAAGTACTTTTGGGAGCTAGGCTGATAAAATCATAGTGCTACTTGATTATAAATTGCTTTGCCAAGCATAATTAGAGGTAGGTTAGTATTATATAAGTGTAGCTTTGGTGACATGGTTTATTCCCTCTAACTATCATAATGTTGTTAACGCATGCAGCCTAGCTTATTACGCATAATTGGCACTTCCAATTAGTACGTGAAAGACGCATATGGATAAACGCAAGCTATTATTTTAGCTGAAGAAGATGCAGATTTGGAATCATGCACTAGAATAATGCAATTGCATGATGATCGGATTAGTGGCTCTATATGTGAATAATGTGCACAACTTATTAGGAGGATCGATCATACAATGAATTTATCTGAATAATAGATTGAAATCGACAAGGGCCCTGCGAATGATTAATTGGCTTTTGAGGACTGATGTTGCTCATCGAGAAGGATTCCCGAACACACCTAAAAAAAAAAAAAAGATGATTCACGTACACAATGATTTACGTAAAATAGAGATACACATATACAGAAGATTCCTCTGAATTGTTTGCGAGCACTAGTTAAGTTACATAAGTTTCTTCCTAAATATGGATCGGAGTTCGATCATAACCTTCTTTGGTTTGTGGCAATTGTAATAACCTGATTTAAGAATCGGCATGCGAGTCCAAATCTCATACGTAGTACGTACGTAGTAGAGATACACTCAGTCTCAGACCTCAGACGGCGACAAGTTTCAAGTTTCAACTCAATGTCACCGACGCACCGATATCTCTCTCTCTCTCTGCATCCCTTTCTCTCTCTAGAAAAACACTCACCGACACTACACACTTGTTCATCTGTTATTGCTTTGAAGAATATAAAAGGTTAAAACTAACGACAAGAAAAGAAAAAGGAAGAGAAGCATATATATCATGTGAGTGGAAGAAGCCTAAGCAAATTTGAATACAGTAATACTACTGCAGTGTTTTCAACTCTTGCATCTATTATTCAATGCAGCATATATAATTGGGAAAACAGTAAACATTAATCAGAGGTCAGCCTCTGGGGATTTGGTTACAGAAAAAACTAATGGTAGAAAACCTTGACAGAATAGTTTTGGGATTGAAAGAGAGAAGGGAATCATAGTTAGCTGAGCTAGCTGTGCATAACAACAATATGAAATTCTGGGCAGGCTGAGAGGAGCTGCAGTCTTGTAACGTTGAAGGCACGTGAGGTGATTTGCTCGACGCTCGAGGCACATATTGTTCTAACTCCATAAACATTATATTACTGAGAATCCCACCACCCAAAACCAGTGTACATGCCATCCCTGATCCGATAACAACCAGTTTAATCTTACTCTATAGTTTTGAAAATCGGACCAAAACCAAACTTTCATACCCTGGTTTACTTTCATCCATGAGCTAAAAGAAAAAGAAAATTACCTTTATCAGCTTTTTCCCTTTCAGGTAAAACTTAAACCAATTATGAACACACTTGTAAGTTGCATTAAACAAAGTAACAGACTGGCGGATGGTAAATAGTATAGTCATAGTAGATAACTAGATATGGCATAGCTAGCGTTAATGACACGACCCACCCCGAATTTCACCCTGAAACCCAGGTAAGTCGTGCGGGGACCACCTCCAAGGAAAATTTACTGAAAAGATTAAGAAAATCTCCCTTGTAGATGGACAACCCTAACTCGAAAATTTCATATTACACTTCTGAACATCACATAATATACAAAAATTATAAAGTATTCAGAGCTACTAAACACAAGCGGAAGCAAGAAAACACGAGTAGGTTGAACAGGTAACCTACTGATGAAAACTGGCCGAAAGCGGGTGACTATGCCTCGTCTCCTACTAGATCCAACCCGAANNNNNNNNNNNNNNNNNNNNNNNNNNNNNNNNNNNNNNNNNNNNNNNNNNNNNNNNNNNNNNNNNNNNNNNNNNNNNNNNNNNNNNNNNNNNNNNNNNNNNNNNNNNNNNNNNNNNNNNNNNNNNNNNNNNNNNNNNNNNNNNNNNNNNNNNNNNNNNNNNNNNNNNNNNNNNNNNNNNNNNNNNNNNNNNNNNNNNNNNNNNNNNNNNNNNNNNNNNNNNNNNNNNNNNNNNNNNNNNNNNNNNNNNNNNNNNNNNNNNNNNNNNNNNNNNNNNNNNNNNNNNNNNNNNNNNNNNNNNNNNNNNNNNNNNNNNNNNNNNNNNNNNNNNNNNNNNNNNNNNNNNNNNNNNNNNNNNNNNNNNNNNNNNNNNNNNNNNNNNNNNNNNNNNNNNNNNNNNNNNNNNNNNNNNNNNNNNNNNNNNNNNNNNNNNNNNNNNNNNNNNNNNNNNNNNNNNNNNNNNNNNNNNNNNNNNNNNNNNNNNNNNNNNNNNNNNNNNNNNNNNNNNNNNNNNNNNNNNNNNNNNNNNNNNNNNNNNNNNNNNNNNNNNNNNNNNNNNNNNNNNNNNNNNNNNNNNNNNNNNNNNNNNNNNNNNNNNNNNNNNNNNNNNNNNNNNNNNNNNNNNNNNNNNNNNNNNNNNNNNNNNNNNNNNNNNNNNNNNNNNNNNNNNNNNNNNNNNNNNNNNNNNNNNNNNNNNNNNNNNNNNNNNNNNNNNNNNNNNNNNNNNNNNNNNNNNNNNNNNNNNNNNNNNNNNNNNNNNNNNNNNNNNNNNNNNNNNNNNNNNNNNNNNNNNNNNNNNNNNNNNNNNNNNNNNNNNNNNNNNNNNNNNNNNNNNNNNNNNNNNNNNNNNNNNNNNNNNNNNNNNNNNNNNNNNNNNNNNNNNNNNNNNNNNNNNNNNNNNNNNNNNNNNNNNNNNNNNNNNNNNNNNNNNNNNNNNNNNNNNNNNNNNNNNNNNNNNNNNNNNNNNNNNNNNNNNNNNNNNNNNNNNNNNNNNNNNNNNNNNNNNNNNNNNNNNNNNNNNNNNNNNNNNNNNNNNNNNNNNNNNNNNNNNNNNNNNNNNNNNNNNNNNNNNNNNNNNNNNNNNNNNNNNNNNNNNNNNNNNNNNNNNNNNNNNNNNNNNNNNNNNNNNNNNNNNNNNNNNNNNNNNNNNNNNNNNNNNNNNNNNNNNNNNNNNNNNNNNNNNNNNNNNNNNNNNNNNNNNNNNNNNNNNNNNNNNNNNNNNNNNNNNNNNNNNNNNNNNNNNNNNNNNNNNNNNNNNNNNNNNNNNNNNNNNNNNNNNNNNNNNNNNNNNNNNNNNNNNNNNNNNNNNNNNNNNNNNNNNNNNNNNNNNNNNNNNNNNNNNNNNNNNNNNNNNNNNNNNNNNNNNNNNNNNNNNNNNNNNNNNNNNNNNNNNNNNNNNNNNNNNNNNNNNNNNNNNNNNNNNNNNNNNNNNNNNNNNNNNNNNNNNNNNNNNNNNNNNNNNNNNNNNNNNNNNNNNNNNNNNNNNNNNNNNNNNNNNNNNNNNNNNNNNNNNNNNNNNNNNNNNNNNNNNNNNNNNNNNNNNNNNNNNNNNNNNNNNNNNNNNNNNNNNNNNNNNNNNNNNNNNNNNNNNNNNNNNNNNNNNNNNNNNNNNNNNNNNNNNNNNNNNNNNNNNNNNNNNNNNNNNNNNNNNNNNNNNNNNNNNNNNNNNNNNNNNNNNNNNNNNNNNNNNNNNNNNNNNNNNNNNNNNNNNNNNNNNNNNNNNNNNNNNNNNNNNNNNNNNNNNNNNNNNNNNNNNNNNNNNNNNNNNNNNNNNNNNNNNNNNNNNNNNNNNNNNNNNNNNNNNNNNNNNNNNNNNNNNNNNNNNNNNNNNNNNNNNNNNNNNNNNNNNNNNNNNNNNNNNNNNNNNNNNNNNNNNNNNNNNNNNNNNNNNNNNNNNNNNNNNNNNNNNNNNNNNNNNNNNNNNNNNNNNNNNNNNNNNNNNNNNNNNNNNNNNNNNNNNNNNNNNNNNNNNNNNNNNNNNNNNNNNNNNNNNNNNNNNNNNNNNNNNNNNNNNNNNNNNNNNNNNNNNNNNNNNNNNNNNNNNNNNNNNNNNNNNNNNNNNNNNNNNNNNNNNNNNNNNNNNNNNNNNNNNNNNNNNNNNNNNNNNNNNNNNNNNNNNNNNNNNNNNNNNNNNNNNNNNNNNNNNNNNNNNNNNNNNNNNNNNNNNNNNNNNNNNNNNNNNNNNNNNNNNNNNNNNNNNNNNNNNNNNNNNNNNNNNNNNNNNNNNNNNNNNNNNNNNNNNNNNNNNNNNNNNNNNNNNNNNNNNNNNNNNNNNNNNNNNNNNNNNNNNNNNNNNNNNNNNNNNNNNNNNNNNNNNNNNNNNNNNNNNNNNNNNNNNNNNNNNNNNNNNNNNNNNNNNNNNNNNNNNNNNNNNNNNNNNNNNNNNNNNNNNNNNNNNNNNNNNNNNNNNNNNNNNNNNNNNNNNNNNNNNNNNNNNNNNNNNNNNNNNNNNNNNNNNNNNNNNNNNNNNNNNNNNNNNNNNNNNNNNNNNNNNNNNNNNNNNNNNNNNNNNNNNNNNNNNNNNNNNNNNNNNNNNNNNNNNNNNNNNNNNNNNNNNNNNNNNNNNNNNNNNNNNNNNNNNNNNNNNNNNNNNNNNNNNNNNNNNNNNNNNNNNNNNNNNNNNNNNNNNNNNNNNNNNNNNNNNNNNNNNNNNNNNNNNNNNNNNNNNNNNNNNNNNNNNNNNNNNNNNNNNNNNNNNNNNNNNNNNNNNNNNNNNNNNNNNNNNNNNNNNNNNNNNNNNNNNNNNNNNNNNNNNNNNNNNNNNNNNNNNNNNNNNNNNNNNNNNNNNNNNNNNNNNNNNNNNNNNNNNNNNNNNNNNNNNNNNNNNNNNNNNNNNNNNNNNNNNNNNNNNNNNNNNNNNNNNNNNNNNNNNNNNNNNNNNNNNNNNNNNNNNNNNNNNNNNNNNNNNNNNNNNNNNNNNNNNNNNNNNNNNNNNNNNNNNNNNNNNNNNNNNNNNNNNNNNNNNNNNNNNNNNNNNNNNNNNNNNNNNNNNNNNNNNNNNNNNNNNNNNNNNNNNNNNNNNNNNNNNNNNNNNNNNNNNNNNNNNNNNNNNNNNNNNNNNNNNNNNNNNNNNNNNNNNNNNNNNNNNNNNNNNNNNNNNNNNNNNNNNNNNNNNNNNNNNNNNNNNNNNNNNNNNNNNNNNNNNNNNNNNNNNNNNNNNNNNNNNNNNNNNNNNNNNNNNNNNNNNNNNNNNNNNNNNNNNNNNNNNNNNNNNNNNNNNNNNNNNNNNNNNNNNNNNNNNNNNNNNNNNNNNNNNNNNNNNNNNNNNNNNNNNNNNNNNNNNNNNNNNNNNNNNNNNNNNNNNNNNNNNNNNNNNNNNNNNNNNNNNNNNNNNNNNNNNNNNNNNNNNNNNNNNNNNNNNNNNNNNNNNNNNNNNNNNNNNNNNNNNNNNNNNNNNNNNNNNNNNNNNNNNNNNNNNNNNNNNNNNNNNNNNNNNNN encodes:
- the LOC101313453 gene encoding reticulon-like protein B21-like; translated protein: MDVGRRRSDAAGVLRTGNSVVAGSVWESRMKLDEVRGGIKVFNGDQENSEESSSNGVAATTLTPRAKLKRDQSLNNGKRKTWNSGTGKSELKSPDEKCKELSVSVDGIKNSPTQVRSVRRIRSEGSKESQNGVASSPVGSRKTKIESVRSVCDLGKDEGTEKNLGQLRKVKSESIKGSDSSSNAIQLRKVKSESNKASPDELDEGVENCVEVIEKIPVEEEIGECESDENCKEFGVCKEMVIPSNVDVVKSDSAELVNDVADHDEDGDEDEEDELEEEVDEEIEVEVEKISVDVKEINAPVLEKPPVEEKAPVQERAPVQEKAPVQERAPVQEKLRKVVNEVKVVNEVKKFQLFDRRSRNQEVKKIQHVHQKAETISVDLKKQSPVMRRAAVYSYVPKHTSYAASNDQYHSFPETHSKLQSLVDLVMWKDVSRSVFIFGIGTFVILSSSYMKDLNISFISVISYMSLVYLAVKFLFRSIICRGAYEIDNATTVVGEEEAIWFLKLVLPYLNEFLLKFKALFSGDPATTIKLAVLLFVLARCGSSITIWTMAKVGFFGVFTVPKVCSLYSTQITIYAKFWVRRFRDAWDSCTHKRAVTIAIFLLVWNLSSVGARIWAAFILVVAFRYYQQKLVAEEWVEDDVAAEEGAEETWQGEERATPVDIHITKQKKGF